One region of Mangifera indica cultivar Alphonso chromosome 3, CATAS_Mindica_2.1, whole genome shotgun sequence genomic DNA includes:
- the LOC123211311 gene encoding 30S ribosomal protein S21, chloroplastic, protein MAVALKAAVSKFVSSLFPSKSPPRHPPTNVVTSLKLPKTGATELAPLVAGHDDIAAVVWPSLANANIFYYYNVHINVDDDDPEEKTLKRFRSAVLRAGIIQECKRRRFFESDRDKKKRKARSAAQRNRKRRPRPKTPVKDEAPKKNKDDEEDDNWEVPEGDIPYCNF, encoded by the exons ATGGCCGTGGCTTTGAAAGCGGCTGTCTCTAAATTCGTATCGTCTCTTTTTCCGTCAAAATCACCACCACGGCACCCACCAACCAACGTCGTCACGTCCCTGAAGCTACCCAAGACCGGAGCAACTGAGTTGGCCCCTTTAGTCGCCGGTCATGATGATATTGCAGCGGTGGTGTGGCCTTCACTGGCTAACGCAAACATTTTTTACTATTACAATGTTCATATAAATGTGGATGACGATGATCCCGAGGAGAAGACGCTGAAACGCTTCAGAAGTGCGGTCTTGAGAGCTGGTATTATTCAAGAGTGCAAAAGAAGAAGATTCTTTGAGAGTGATCGTGACAAGAAGAAACGAAAAGCAAGATCTGCTGCTCAAAGGAATCGAAAAAG ACGCCCGCGACCAAAAACCCCGGTGAAAGACGAAGCCCCTAAGAAGAacaaagatgatgaagaagacgATAACTGGGAGGTTCCTGAAGGTGACATTCCCTATTGTAACTTTTAA